A genomic segment from Streptomyces sp. NBC_01233 encodes:
- a CDS encoding SRPBCC family protein, which yields MPRTFSVCDTVIVAADPSTVYQHVSDPALMGRWSPENLGATPTERPGTATRVGMVFDGHNKRGPFRWTTRCTVTAADPDEVFRFKVHAIGLRRPWLRGPIATWEYRFAAVPEGTKVTETWTDDRRSWPDPVANTFDRIATSEHTFAEFQRKNIRATLRNLKSELDAHPATS from the coding sequence ATGCCCCGCACGTTCAGCGTTTGCGACACCGTCATCGTCGCGGCCGACCCGTCGACGGTCTACCAGCACGTTTCCGATCCCGCTCTCATGGGCCGCTGGAGCCCGGAGAACCTGGGCGCGACCCCGACCGAAAGACCTGGCACGGCGACTCGGGTCGGGATGGTCTTCGACGGTCACAACAAGCGCGGTCCGTTCCGCTGGACGACCCGCTGCACGGTGACGGCCGCCGACCCGGACGAGGTCTTCCGGTTCAAGGTCCACGCCATCGGCCTGCGCCGCCCGTGGCTGCGCGGCCCGATCGCCACCTGGGAGTACCGTTTCGCCGCCGTGCCCGAGGGCACCAAGGTGACGGAGACATGGACCGACGATCGGCGCAGCTGGCCCGACCCGGTGGCCAACACGTTCGACAGGATCGCGACGAGCGAGCACACCTTCGCCGAGTTCCAGCGCAAGAACATCCGGGCCACCCTGCGCAACCTGAAGTCGGAGCTCGATGCCCACCCCGCCACCTCCTAG
- a CDS encoding nucleotidyltransferase family protein, whose product MIGRLPLDEQLAALKSALARNEVLVEVLNRTAGLGLPHWYVTAGCLFQTVWNVVTDRHPTHGIKDYDVFYFDDGDLSWEAEDEVIKAAGEVFTGLPAEVEVRNEARVHLWYEQKFGVACAPHASTEAAIDNFAATTCCLGVRLEPGGRWRVYAPHGLSDVFNLVVRPNPVLAPREVYEAKAARWQQLWPELTVLDWPSESVVLAPSSS is encoded by the coding sequence ATGATTGGTCGCCTCCCGCTCGACGAGCAGCTTGCCGCCCTGAAGTCTGCGTTGGCCCGTAACGAGGTGCTGGTGGAGGTGCTGAACCGCACGGCAGGGCTCGGGCTGCCCCACTGGTACGTGACGGCGGGTTGCCTGTTCCAGACCGTCTGGAACGTCGTCACGGATAGGCATCCCACCCATGGGATCAAGGACTACGACGTCTTCTACTTTGACGACGGTGACCTGTCGTGGGAGGCGGAGGACGAGGTGATCAAGGCCGCCGGCGAAGTGTTCACAGGGCTGCCGGCGGAGGTCGAGGTCCGCAACGAGGCTCGCGTCCACCTCTGGTACGAGCAGAAGTTCGGCGTCGCGTGCGCTCCCCATGCCTCCACGGAGGCGGCCATCGACAACTTCGCGGCGACCACCTGCTGCCTCGGCGTGCGCCTGGAGCCGGGCGGCCGGTGGCGAGTCTATGCGCCGCACGGGCTCTCCGACGTGTTCAACCTCGTCGTACGCCCCAACCCGGTGCTTGCCCCGCGCGAGGTGTATGAGGCCAAGGCGGCCCGCTGGCAACAGCTATGGCCTGAGCTGACCGTTCTCGACTGGCCGTCGGAGTCTGTCGTCCTGGCGCCTTCTTCATCCTGA
- a CDS encoding transposase, with product MCSRCFPRPAPGRLRLDDRMAPNRIAWRFRTGVAWRDVPEPYGSRAGLSMRFHR from the coding sequence TTGTGCAGCCGTTGCTTCCCCCGGCCTGCGCCGGGGCGGCTGCGGTTGGACGACCGGATGGCCCCCAACCGGATCGCGTGGAGGTTCCGCACCGGGGTCGCCTGGCGAGATGTGCCCGAGCCATACGGATCGCGGGCCGGCCTCAGCATGCGCTTCCACAGGTGA
- a CDS encoding group II intron maturase-specific domain-containing protein, which produces MVSPVLANLFLHYAFDTWMAREFPSVWFERYADDAVLHCVTERQARHVLAALRDRLVEVGLRLHPDKTRIVYCKDSHRRGSYEHTSFTFLGYTFRPRKSRNRHGKQFLSFEPAISREALTRIGHEVRSWQLHLRTGTSFGDLARTINRVVGGWINYYGRFRPWELFPFVMRINAYLVRWIRKKYKRLASRRKAHAKLVEIAQRYPRMFVHWRLTTAACEI; this is translated from the coding sequence GTGGTGTCTCCCGTCCTGGCGAACCTGTTCCTGCACTACGCGTTCGACACCTGGATGGCCCGGGAGTTCCCGTCCGTCTGGTTCGAACGCTACGCGGATGACGCGGTGTTGCACTGCGTCACCGAGCGCCAGGCCCGCCACGTGTTGGCCGCGCTCAGGGACAGGTTGGTCGAAGTCGGGTTGCGGCTGCACCCGGACAAGACCCGGATCGTCTACTGCAAGGACTCGCACCGGCGCGGCTCCTACGAGCACACGTCGTTCACGTTCCTCGGGTACACGTTCCGTCCCAGAAAGAGCCGGAATCGGCACGGCAAGCAGTTCCTGTCGTTCGAGCCGGCCATCAGCAGGGAAGCCCTGACTCGGATCGGCCACGAGGTGCGTTCATGGCAACTGCACCTCCGCACCGGCACCTCCTTCGGAGACCTCGCCCGCACGATCAACCGTGTGGTCGGGGGGTGGATCAACTACTACGGACGTTTCCGGCCGTGGGAGCTGTTCCCCTTCGTGATGCGCATCAACGCCTACCTGGTGCGCTGGATCCGCAAGAAGTACAAACGGCTCGCAAGCCGTCGGAAGGCCCACGCGAAGCTCGTGGAGATCGCGCAGCGGTACCCACGGATGTTCGTGCACTGGCGCCTCACCACTGCTGCCTGCGAGATCTGA
- a CDS encoding recombinase family protein, with protein sequence MTSVAIYARVSSARQKKDQTIGSQTAALRAHAATAHLELPEEWVFEDEGHSGATLVRPALERLRDLVAQVGVDVVLCYAPDRLARKFAYQALLIEEFARAGTRVEFVRGPRGDTPEDQLMVQFQGMFAEYEKAQLMERYRRGKTYRARSGAVNVLGGAPFGYRYLRKTPECGATYEIVESEAALVVELFRRYTDDGASIADLTRWLTGSGTPTRTGKTRWDRSVIWGMLRNPAYAGQAAFGKTQILHESPGLNRRARLEGRSTPRAVKTTDRPREEWITIPVPALVTPATFERAAQRLADNKRFASRNSKVPSLLQGLSACVSCGYGYYRTSTTTSSGKKIYYYRCLGSDDYRYAGGRVCTNKPVRADYLDTVVWDHIIGMTADPHLIRSEIDKRLDRARTSDPATRQRSRLELALAKATAAITRMIEAFQEQLVTIDELRARMPGLRARESNLRGQLDALDAQLADRDAYLKLADDLEGFLAQLRENAGTAEVPERQRVLRLLVKDVLVGPEKITIRHRIPVRERTADDQHQDQDATEGDSCPSYPLRWGRGVSRPGEPVPALRVRHLDGPGVPVRLVRTLRG encoded by the coding sequence ATGACCAGCGTGGCGATCTACGCCCGGGTGTCCTCGGCCCGGCAGAAGAAGGACCAGACGATCGGCTCGCAGACCGCGGCCCTGCGCGCGCACGCCGCCACCGCGCATCTTGAGCTGCCCGAGGAGTGGGTGTTCGAGGACGAGGGGCACTCCGGGGCGACCTTGGTGCGGCCCGCGCTGGAGCGGCTGCGCGACCTGGTCGCCCAGGTCGGCGTGGATGTGGTGCTGTGCTACGCGCCCGACCGCCTCGCCCGCAAGTTCGCTTACCAGGCCCTGCTGATCGAGGAGTTCGCCCGGGCCGGCACCCGGGTGGAGTTCGTGCGCGGCCCACGCGGCGACACTCCCGAGGACCAGCTGATGGTCCAGTTCCAGGGCATGTTCGCCGAGTACGAGAAGGCCCAGCTGATGGAACGCTACCGGCGCGGGAAGACCTACCGGGCGCGCTCGGGGGCAGTGAACGTGCTGGGCGGAGCCCCGTTCGGTTACCGCTACCTGCGCAAGACCCCCGAGTGCGGGGCCACCTACGAGATCGTCGAGTCCGAGGCGGCGCTGGTGGTCGAGCTGTTCCGCCGCTACACCGACGACGGGGCCTCCATCGCGGACCTGACCCGCTGGCTCACCGGCAGCGGCACTCCCACCCGCACCGGCAAGACCCGCTGGGACCGAAGCGTCATCTGGGGCATGCTCCGCAACCCCGCCTACGCAGGGCAGGCAGCCTTCGGCAAGACCCAGATCCTCCACGAGTCCCCGGGCCTCAACCGCCGGGCCCGCCTGGAGGGCCGCAGCACTCCGCGCGCCGTCAAGACCACCGACCGCCCCCGCGAGGAGTGGATCACCATCCCCGTTCCCGCGCTCGTCACCCCGGCCACCTTCGAACGCGCCGCCCAGCGGCTCGCCGACAACAAGCGCTTCGCTTCGCGCAACAGCAAGGTCCCCTCCCTGCTTCAGGGGTTGTCGGCCTGCGTGAGCTGCGGATACGGCTACTACCGCACCTCGACCACTACTTCCTCCGGCAAGAAGATCTACTACTACCGGTGCCTGGGCTCCGACGACTACCGCTACGCGGGCGGCCGGGTCTGCACCAACAAGCCCGTCCGCGCCGACTACCTCGACACCGTCGTCTGGGACCACATCATCGGCATGACCGCCGACCCGCACCTGATCCGTTCCGAGATCGACAAGCGGCTGGACCGCGCCCGCACCTCCGACCCCGCCACCCGTCAGCGCAGCCGTCTCGAACTGGCCCTGGCCAAGGCCACCGCAGCGATCACACGCATGATCGAAGCGTTCCAGGAACAGCTGGTCACCATCGACGAACTGCGGGCCCGGATGCCCGGCCTGCGGGCCCGGGAGAGCAACCTGCGCGGCCAACTCGACGCGCTGGACGCCCAGCTCGCCGACCGCGACGCCTACCTCAAGCTCGCTGACGACCTCGAAGGCTTCCTCGCCCAGCTCCGAGAGAACGCTGGGACAGCCGAGGTCCCCGAGCGCCAGCGCGTCCTGCGGCTCCTCGTCAAAGACGTCCTCGTCGGACCCGAGAAAATCACCATCCGGCACCGCATACCCGTGCGTGAGCGCACCGCCGACGACCAGCATCAAGATCAAGACGCTACGGAGGGTGACTCATGCCCGAGTTACCCATTGCGTTGGGGGCGTGGTGTCTCCCGTCCTGGCGAACCTGTTCCTGCACTACGCGTTCGACACCTGGATGGCCCGGGAGTTCCCGTCCGTCTGGTTCGAACGCTACGCGGATGA
- a CDS encoding reverse transcriptase domain-containing protein, with amino-acid sequence MGQLKSQIKPFDISKWEVKEAWEEVKSHRGAPGVDGQSIDDFEKDLKSNLYKVWNRMSSGSYFPPPVRAVEIPKPNGGGTRMLGIPAVADRVAQTVVARHLVRRVDPVFHPDSYGYRPGRSALDAVERCRERSWKRDWVVEFDIAKFFDSVPWDLLVKAVEAHTDAVWVNLYVRRWLAAPLAMPDGSLLERERGTPQGAPVTLPTQWATSASR; translated from the coding sequence ATGGGCCAGTTGAAGTCTCAGATCAAGCCGTTTGATATTTCGAAGTGGGAAGTCAAGGAGGCGTGGGAGGAAGTCAAGTCACATAGGGGCGCACCTGGCGTGGACGGACAGAGCATCGACGACTTCGAGAAGGACTTGAAGAGCAACCTCTATAAGGTCTGGAACCGGATGTCATCGGGCTCGTACTTTCCGCCGCCGGTGCGTGCGGTGGAAATCCCCAAGCCGAATGGAGGCGGCACGAGAATGCTTGGCATTCCCGCTGTCGCCGACCGAGTGGCTCAGACCGTTGTGGCCCGGCATCTGGTGCGAAGGGTGGACCCTGTTTTCCACCCGGACAGCTACGGATACCGGCCAGGACGGTCCGCCTTGGACGCGGTGGAAAGGTGCCGGGAACGAAGTTGGAAGCGGGACTGGGTGGTGGAGTTCGACATCGCCAAGTTCTTCGACAGCGTGCCCTGGGACCTGCTGGTCAAGGCGGTGGAAGCGCACACCGACGCCGTCTGGGTGAACTTGTACGTGCGGCGGTGGCTCGCCGCCCCGCTCGCCATGCCCGATGGCTCCCTGCTGGAACGGGAACGCGGAACCCCACAAGGGGCCCCCGTCACGCTCCCAACGCAATGGGCAACTTCTGCTTCGAGGTGA